One Variibacter gotjawalensis genomic window, CGGTGCCGGCGGCGTTCGGCTGGTCGGATGTCGGCAACTGGTCCGCCGTCTATGACGTCCTGGAGAAGGATGCGTCAGGAAACGCGGTCGTTGGCAACGCGAAGCTCGAAGATTGCAAAGGATCGCTCGTCATCACTGACGGGATCCCGGCTGCCGCGATGGGTTTGCGCGACGCTGTCCTGATCGCGACCGCGGAGGGCACATTCACGGCGCCGCTGTCGCGGGCCGCCGACATCAAACAAGTTCTCGACAGTAAATAAATGGATAGCCAAACCCAAGACGATATCGCGCAAACGCTCCGTTCGTGGGCGATCAATTCGGCGCTGCCATTGTGGGCAACCGCTGGTCGCGACCGAACGAACGGCGGTTTCTACGAACGGCTCCATCTGGATGGCCATGCGGATGCTGATGCCCCGCGTAGACTTACCGTGCAGGCGCGGCAGATCTACGTGTACGCACATGCGACCGCACTGGGCTGGTTCGATGGCAAGGCGATGGCGCTCGAGGCGCTCGATGCGATGCAAAAGCGATACGCATCGCCTGACGGGCAGCCGGGCTATGTCTTTCTCATCGGCGCCGACGGAACCGTTCAGGACTCACGTCGCGATACTTACGCGCACGCCTTCATCTTGCTTGCGCTCGGCTGGCTCGCACGCATCACGAATGACGCTCAAATCGTCAAGCTCATCGATGCCAATCTCGCTTTCTTCGACGAGCATCTGACGGCGCCAGACGGCACATTTTACGAAGGCATTCCGCGCGCGCTGCCGCGCCGGCAGAACCCGCATATGCACGCGTTCGAAGCGATGCTGGGCTTGCACGAAACGATCTCGTACCCGGATGCGCTAAGGCGCGCCGCATTGCTGCGCGGTTTTCTCAACGAGCACTTCATCATCGAGGATAACGGCGCGCTGGGCGAATTCTTCACCGACACGTGGGATCTGCGATCACGGAAAGATCCTGTCGAGCCCGGACATCATGCCGAATGGGCTTGGCTCCTGCGCCGTCACGAGGCGCTCGCCGGATTAGAGCCGGGTCCGGCTCCGGATCGCTTCATAAGCTTTGCGTCGCGCTATCGCAACGAGCGCACAGGCCTGCTCTACGACGAAGTGCGACTCGACGGAGCAGAGCATCCGAAGAAGCATCGCTGCTGGCCGCAGACCGAATACGCGAAGGCGTTGACGGTTGCGGAAGAGGGCGGTGGGAGCCGGCGTGAGACGACAGCGGCGCTCGAGCGCTTGTACCGGCATTATCTCGCGCCGGAAGGACGCTTCGTTCCCGGCGGCTGGATCGATCAGTTCGATGCCGACGGCAACGCACTCACCGACGTGATGCCGGCGAGCACTTTTTACCATGTGTTCGTTGCAATCGCGGAGGCGTGCCGCGTCCGCAAGATCGCCTGATCAGCGCGGCGGCGGCTTGCGTGTCAGCGGCCGACGCTCGACGACGACGGCGCGCGTTGCGGTCGCGCGCGGAGCCGGCCGTGCCGGCTTGTCCTTCGGCGGGGCGTCTTCCCACAGCTCGATCGGGTAGTTCGACGTAATCGTCGAGATCGCCTGTTTGTAGACGGCCTGCGCTTGGCCCTCGCGTCCGAGCATGATGCAGAAATTGTCGTGACCCGTCACGACGCCCTGCAGCTTCACGCCGTTGATCAGGAAGATCGTGATCGGCGTCGCGTTCTTTTGCAGGTGATCGAGGAACGTGTCCTGGAGCCGCTGTGGATTATTTGCCATCGCCGTCCTTTGGCCTCACGTCCCGCGCTTCGTGCCGCAACCGGCACGACTTTGTTTGAACATCGAAACGAGATTGCGCTCTTATCGAGCAAAAATGAAGACGAGGCCTTGTACCGGACCGCCCTACGGACAATCAACATCCGTACCAGTCGAACGCGAGAAAACGCCGAACCGCTGCAAAGACAGCGCAGCCGAAGCGATTATATCGCCGCAATCCGAAAGATCAGCAGGTTTCCGATGGTTTTTCCGCACGACGCAACGAATTACTGGAGTGGTGGCTTGGTTGGGAGGCCGGAGCCGCTTGACCGCAATCGCTCCGCCGGGCCAACTGGAAAGATGCATTTCAGCTTCGGTACAACCAAAACGGTTCGTTGCGCGCACGAGTTTTGTGCATGAAGGTCATTGGGCTGGCGGGCTGGAGTGGTGCCGGTAAAACGACGCTCGTCAAAAAGTTGATCCCGGTGCTGATCGCCCGCGGACTGACCGTCTCGACGCTCAAGCATGCTCATCATGCCTTCGATGTCGACAAGCCGGGGAAGGATTCGTACGAGCACCGCTTAGCTGGCGCCACGGAGGTCTTGATTTCCTCGGACAACCGTTGGGCGCTCATGCATGAACTGCGCGATGCGCCTGAGCCACCCATCACGGAACTCCTGCAGAAGCTCAGCCCAGTCGATCTGGTGCTGATCGAGGGCTTCAAACGCGGTCCGCATCCGAAGCTTGAAATTCATCGTGCCGCAAATGGAAAGCCGCTTCTGTCGCCCGGCGACGACATGATCGTGGCGATCGCGGCCGACGTCGCTTTGCCGGAAGCAAAAGTCCCGGTCATCGGCCTCGACGACATCCAGGCAATTGCCGAGGTGCTGCTGGCGAAGGCGGCGCCGGTGGAAAGCGTCGTCGGGCCTTAGCGAGATCCTCGCCCGCCAAATCGTCGGGAAGAGGCCATGATGAAGCTCGCTCGCTGACCGCGAGGACCAAGCCCAAAGTTGCTGTCATGGCTTGTTAAAGGTATCTGACATATGGCCATCATAGAAGTTCGGAAAGCCTCCGAATAGGCCACGAAAGCATTGTTCCGTAGGGAGTTTCTTTATGCGCATTGAAGCGATTGCGATCGGCGATAACCCGCCCGAGGACGTCAACGTCATCATCGAGGTTCCGATTGGCGGCGAGCCGATCAAATACGAAATGCACAAGGAGGCCGGCACGCTCGTCGTCGACCGCTTCCTGCATACGCCGATGCGCTATCCGGGCAATTACGGCTTCGTCCCGCACACCCTGTCGGATGATGGTGATCCGATCGACGTTCTGGTTGCCAACACGCGGCCGATCGTTCCCGGCGCGGTCATCAACGTGCGCCCGATCGGCGTCATGCGGATGGAAGACAATTCGGGCGGCGACGAGAAGATCATCGCGGTGCCGGTGACGCGCTTGACGCAGCGCTACGAGCATGTGCTGAACTACACGCAACTCCCGCACATCACGATCGAGCAGATCCAGCACTTCTTCGAGCACTACAAAGATCTCGAACCCGGCAAGTGGGTGAAGCTGCTTGGCTGGGGAGATGCGGACGAGGCGAAGAAGCTGATCACTGAGTCGATCGAGCGAGCAAAGAAAAAGTAGCGTGGGATTTGCCGCCAAATACGATGTCCTCGTCGTTGGCGGCGGCAACGCCGCGCTCTGCGCCGCCATCGCGGCGCGCCGGGCCGGAGCGTCGGTTCTCGTTCTCGAAGCTGCCGACAAATTCTATCGTGGCGGCAACACGCGCCACACCCGCAACATGCGTTGCGCCCACGACGCCGCGACCGACACGCTGAGCGGTCCGTACCCCGAAGAAGAATTTTGGGACGACCTTCAGCGCGTCACGCAAGGGCAGACCGACGAGGCGCTTGCCCGCCACATGATCGCGCGGTCGAAGGACATGCTGGCTTGGATGCCCGAGCAGGGCGTCCGCTTTCAGCCCTCGCTCGGCGGCACACTCAGCCTCGGCCGCACCAATTCGTTCTTTATGGGCGGCGGCCGCGCTATGCTCAACGCGCTTTACCGTACGGCAGAGGCGCTTGGCGTCGACATTCGCTATGAGGCCGAGGTGACAAGCCTCGACATCGAAGACGGCATGTTTCTATCGGCGACGTTTGGTACCGAGACCGTGCGCGCCGCGACGCTTGTCGCTGCCGCAGGCGGGTTCGAGTCTAACATCGAATGGCTCAAGCAATATTGGGGCGATGCAGCCGACAATTTCCTCATCCGCGGCACGCGCAACAATCGCGGCACGGTGCTGCGTATGTTGCTGGACTCGGACGTTGCGGAAGTCGGCGATCCGACGCAATGCCACGCCGTCGCGATCGATGCGCGTGCGCCGAAATTCGACGGCGGCATCATCACGCGGCTCGACTGTGTGATCTTCGGCATTGTCGTCAACAAGAATGCCGAACGCTTCTACGACGAAGGCGAGGACATTTGGCCGAAGCGCTATGCGATTTGGGGCCGCCTCGTTGCCGGACAGCCGGATCAGATCGGCTACATCGTCTTCGATGCGTCGGTGCTCAATATGTTCATGCCGTCGCTCTATCCGCCGATCGTCGGCGCAACGATCGAGGAGCTCGCCGGCAAACTCGGCCTCGATCCGGCGCGACTCGCGCAGACCGTGACGACATTCAACGCCGCCGTTCGGCCCGGCACCTTCGACGACAAGATTCTCGACGACTGCCGTACAGAAGGCATCGCGCCGCCGAAATCGCACTGGGCGCGCCGCATCGAAAACGCGCCGTTCTACGCTTACCCGGTGCGGCCCGGCATCACGTTCACGTATCTCGGCACCCGCGTGACACGTGAGGCGCGCATCGTGATGCGGGACGGCAAACCGTCCGCCAATATGTATGCGGCGGGCGAGATCATGGCCGGCAATGTGCTCGGGCAAGGTTATGCGGCCGGCATCGGCATGACGATCGGCGCTGTTTTCGGACGTATCGCGGGCGGGGAGGCCGCGCGCCATGCTCGCAACTGAACGCGCCGGTTCGCGCCCTGGCGCTCACGCCAGCCAAATCCTCACCGAAGCCGATCGCCTGATGACGATCTGCAATTCATGCCGTTACTGCGAAGGCCTGTGCGCGGTGTTTCCCGCGATGGAGATGCGCACATCATTCCGGGATGGCGATCTCAACTATCTCGCCAATCTCTGCCATTCGTGCGGCGCTTGCTACTATGATTGCCAATTCTCGCCGCCGCATGAATTTGACGTCAACGTGCCGCGCGTGCTCGCGGCCGTGCGCGCGGACTCGTACCGCGCTTACGCTTGGCCGCGCGCGCTCGCGCCACTGTTCGATCGCAATGGTCTCGCCGTCAGCATCATTGCGGCGCTCAGCGTCGCGGTTTTCATCGCAGGCTTCGTCGGCTGGCACGATCCGAAGGTACTGTTCGGCGTGCACATCGGAGAAGGCGCGTTCTACCGCCTGATGCCGCACAACGCGATGGTCGCGCTATTCGGCGGCGTATTCCTGTTCGCGCTCGTCGCTCTCGCGCTCGGCCTGCGCAATTTCTGGCGCGACATCGCGGCACCGTCGGCAAGCCCGATCGATTTCGCCCGCGCCGGACACGATGCAGCGACTCTGCGCTATCTCGATGGCGGTGGGGCGGGCTGCCACAACGAAAACGAAAAGCCGGACGATCGTCGCCGCGTTTACCACCACGCGACGTTTTACGGCTTCATGCTGTGCTTTGCGTCCACGAGCGTCGCGACGCTCTATCACTACGCACTCGGACGCGTTGCGCCGTATCCTTGGTACGATCTGCCGGTGCTGCTCGGCAGCCTTGGCGGCATCGGGCTTCTCGTCGGGCCCGCCGGGCTTCTCATGCAGAAATGGGCTCGCGACGAAGAGCTGCGCGACGAACCACGCGCCGGAATGGATGTCGCCTTCCTCGCGATGTTGTTTCTGACGAGCCTGACGGGATTTGCACTTCTGTTTTTACGCGCAACACCCGCAATGGGGACGATGCTTGCGTTGCATCTCGGCGTCGTCTTCGCGCTGTTCTTGACGATGCCGTACGGCAAATTCGTGCACGGGCTGTACCGCTACGCAGCCTTGCTGCGCTATGCGCGCGAACGCCGGGTCATGTCGGAGAAGTCTTAGGCCTTCGCGTCGAGCGCGTGTTTGGCGCGCCATTTCGGGCCCGGGCCGCGCATGTAGTGACGCTCCGGATGATAGGGGTCGAACAGGTCGTTCACCAGGCGGCGCCAATTCTGGCCGAGCGCGCGGAAGAAGCGCGGGGCTTTGCGGGGCTGGGCGAGGGGACCTTGATTCGGCATCGTCTTCACTCGGGGTTCAGGGCCATGAGCGGCCTCGAACATTGGTCGCGAGAAACCGGCAAATGGTTCACCACGGGCAATTGTCTCAAATGCACGTAAAAGAAGCGTGAGTTCTGATGGTTAGCGGAATCGGAATCCGCACCCCGAGGGATTCAGCATAGTTGTGATGCAGGTCACATCCGCCGCCACGCCGCCGCCATAGAACGGGGCGAAGGTTTGGCCGGGATGGATGGACGGACCGGTCTAGGCTAGGCTTCAAATGCCAAGGCCGCAGTGTGAAAGAAGACGCCCATGGTCCCGTTCCGCACCACCGCCCTCATTGCCATCGCCACAGCCATCGCTATCGGGACCGCCTTGGCGGAAGCCCCGAAGACCCGGCTGGCCCAATATGACGGTGGCGCCAAGCCCGAGCCGCCGAAGGTTGCCCCACAGCCTGCGCCCGCGCCGCCTCCGGCTGCAGCCGCGCCGGCAATCCCGGATCCCGAAACCATCAGTATCGTGCAGGCGGAACTTGCCCGCGTCGGCTGTAGCGTATCGGCGCCGACCGGCCAGTGGACCCCGGCGGACTCGCAGGCTGTCGAACTCTTCAATCAATACGGAAGCTGGCGTTTCGACCCGAGCCAGCCCAGCCCCGGCCTGTTGGCGGCGCTTCGACGTCACGAATATCGGGTCTGCCCGCTGTCGTGCCAACCTGGCTTTGAAGCGCAAGGTAACACCTGCGTCGCCATCGAGCAGCCCCCGGCCGCACAGCCGCGCGGTCGCGCAAACCGCCGCGAGCCGGTCCGTCACGCCGCCCCCACCCGTCAGGAGCGCCGCGCCATGGAGCGCGAACGCCGCCGTGCCGAACAGCGGTCCGAAAATCGCCGCGCGGCGCGCGCCGAACGACCGTCGCGTGCCGAACGCCCGGCTCGCGGCGCCGGAAGGCCGGCCGGAACGGACGCGCGCGGCTGCCGCTTCGTCCCGCGTGCAACGGCCGGCGGCTTCACCGGCGATACCATCGAGGTCTGTAACTAGCCCTCGCTTGCCCTTGCGGGCCGAGATCGTTACATCAGCGGCAAATCCCCTTAACCGGCAGCGGATTTCGGCGTGGCCATAAGGCTTGGCGCCTCGTTGCCCTAGTGATGGTCATCGCCGATGAACGGTCGTCAGTTCGCCTACCATATGAGCGGCCTCTCGAAGGCCTATACGGGCGGCAAAAAGGTCCTCGATAACGTCCATCTGTCGTTCTATCCGGACGCGAAGATCGGCGTGCTCGGCGTCAACGGCGCCGGTAAGTCGACGCTGCTGCGCATCATGGCGGGCACCGACACCGAGTATACCGGTGAGGCCTGGGCGGCGGACGGCGTGCGCGTCGGCTACCTGCCACAGGAGCCGCATCTCGACGAAGACAAAAACGTCCGTGAGAATGTGATGGAAGGCGTCGCTGCCAAGCGTGCGCTGCTCGATCGCTACAACGAGATCGCCGCCAACTATTCGGACGAAACCGCCGACGAAATGGCCCAGCTGCAGGACCAGATCGACAGCCAAAATCTGTGGGACCTCGACAGCCAAGTCGATCAGGCGATGGACGCTTTGCGCTGCCCGCCGGACAATGCCGACGTCACCAACCTGTCGGGCGGTGAGCGCCGCCGCGTCGCACTCTGTAAGTTGCTGCTCGAGCAACCCGAACTGTTGCTGCTCGACGAGCCGACCAACCATCTCGACGCAGAGACTGTGAATTGGCTCGAAGGTCATCTGCGCAACTATCCGGGCGCAATCCTGATCGTCACCCACGATCGCTACTTCCTCGACAACGTGACGGGCTGGATCCTCGAACTCGATCGCGGCCGTGGCATCCCTTACGAGGGCAACTACACGTCCTGGCTCGGCCAGAAGCAGAAGCGTCTTCAGCAAGAAGGCCGCGAGGACGAGGCGCGCCAGCGCACGCTCGCCGCCGAGCAGGAATGGATCGCGGCTTCTCCGCGCGCGCGTCAGGCAAAATCGAAGGCGCGCTATCAGCGCTACGAAGACCTGCTCAAGAAGGCCTCAGACAAGGCACCGACCACGGCGCAGATCGTCATCCCGGTCGCCGAGCGTCTCGGTCAGAACGTCATCAATTTTGAAGGCCTCACTAAAGGCTACGGCGATCGCCTGCTGATCGACGATCTCTCGTTCAAGCTTCCGCCCGGCGGCATCGTTGGCGTCATCGGCCCGAACGGCGCTGGCAAGACGACCCTGTTCCGGATGATCACTGGCCAGGACAAGGCCGACAAAGGCGATATCGCGATCGGAGAGTCGGTTCAACTCGGCTATGTCGACCAGTCGCGCGATGCGCTGAACGACAAGGTGACGGTGTGGGAAGAAATTTCCGGTGGCCTTGATCAGCTGATGCTTGGCAAGCGTGAAGTGAACTCGCGCGCGTATTGCGGCGCGTTCAACTTCAAGGGCGGCGATCAGCAGAAGAAGGTCGGCCAACTCTCCGGCGGCGAACGCAACCGCGTCCATCTTGCGAAGATGTTGAAGTCCGGCGCGAACGTTCTTCTGCTCGACGAACCGACCAACGATCTCGACGTTGATACGCTGCGCGCGCTCGAAGAAGCGCTAGAAGATTTCGCCGGCTGCGCCGTTATCATCAGCCACGATCGCTGGTTCCTCGACCGCATCGCGACGCATATTCTGGCGTTTGAAGGCGACAGCCACGTCGAGTGGTTCGAAGGCAACTTCGCGGACTACGAGGAAGACAAGAAGCGCCGTCTCGGCGTCGACTCGACGATCCCGAAGCGCATCAAGTACAAGAAGTTCTCGCGCTAGTTGGTCACGCGAAAAGTTGCGGCTTTCTCAGCCGCAGCGTTTGCACCAGCGCGAGCGTCTTGAGATCCGTCAGCGTGCCGTTGTCCGCCATCGCGGCGAGTTCGGTGAGCGGCATCTCGATCACTTCGATGCGCTCGTGCTCGTCGACGAGACCGCCGCCTGCGGCGACGCGATCGGCCTCGGTGTAGGGCGCGAGATAGAGATGCATCGTCTCGGTCGAGATTCCGGGCGCAGTCACCACTTCTGAGACGAATTCGAGCGTGCCGAGCTTTAGGCCGGTCTCCTCCATTGCCTCGCGACGCGCGCAGGCTTCCGGATCGTCTTCGTCGAGAATTCCGGCCGCAGCTTCGAGGAGGCTCATGCCACCGGAGCGCGCGAACACCGGCGCGCGAAATTGCCGCACTAGGATCGCACAGCGCCGCTCGGCATCATACGGCATCACACCGACGGCAGAGCCGTGATCCTCGATCTCGCGGCCGAATTCGACGCCATCGTCCGCGCGAAAGCGCCCGACGCTGAGTTTCGTCCAGCCTTCGTAGACCGTTTTCATCTCAAGCAACTTCATGCCGCAATCCTTGATATATGCTCGTCGCATGTATGCATTGAATCGCACGCGCGCACACCTGAGCGCACTGCTTATCGCTTTGGGCACCATAGCGGGAACACCAGCCGCGATAGCCCAATCAGACGCTCGCTTTGCGGCGTTTATCCAGTCGCTCTGGCCTGAGGCGCAGAAGCTCGGCATCGCGCGCGCGACCTTCGAGCGTGAGACACAAAGCCTCTCGCCCGACTTGGGGCTGCCCGACCTCGTGAATCCGGGGCGGCCGGAAAAGCAGCGCGGCGAGCAAGCCGAATTCGTCCAGGTACCGTCCGACTATCTGAAGGAAACATCGCTCGCCAACCTCGCCGCGCAGGGGCGCGCACTTGCGGCGAAGCATAAAGATACGCTGGCTGCGATCGAGCAGCGCTTCGGCGTGCCGGGTTCGATCGTGCTGGCGATTTGGGGTCGTGAGACGAATTTCGGCGCGGCCAAACTTCCGCATTCCGCGCTTCGCGCGCTCGCGACGCAGGCTTATCTCGGTCGCCGCAAGGATCAATTCCGCGAAGAATTTCTGCTCGCACTGAAAATGATCCAGGAAGGCCACATCACGTCGGCCGCGATGAAGTCGTCGTGGGCCGGCGCGCTCGGCCATCCACAAATTCTGCCGTCCGGGTTCTACAAATACGCTGTCGACTTCGACGGCGACGGCAAACGCGACGTCTGGAATTCCGTGCCGGATGCGCTGGCGACAATCGCCAACCACATTCGGGAACTCGGCTGGCAGCGCGGACAGCGCTGGAGCTACGAGGTGAAAGTGCCGGCAAATGTCGATTGCACGATCGCGCAGCCGGAGCATTCCTTCGCGATCGGGCAGTGGGTGCAGCGCGGCTACGCGCCGCTTGGCCGCCAACCTTCGGCCGCCGATCTCAAAGCGCCCGCGTCGCTGCTGATGCCGGAAGGCACCTACGGCCCCGCATTCCTGACAACGAAGAATTACTATGCGCTCAAGGACTATAACTTCTCCGACCTCTATGTGCTTTTCGTCGGCAATGTCGCGGATCGGATCGCCGGCGGCGGCGCGTTCGTCACGCCGTGGGCGAAGACGACGCAGGTGCGCGCCGCCGATGTCGAGGCGATGCAGACGATCATGACGACGCGCGGAATCTACAAAGACAAAGTCGACGGCAGGGCCGGGATGCTGACGCGCTCGGCGCTCGGTGCGTATCAGAAATCGAACAGCCTCAAACTCGATTGCTGGCCGAGCACGGACGTGCTGCGCCACATGCAGTCGTCGCGTTGACCACAAAACAAAACGGCCGGGCGATGGGCCCGGCCGTTCGATCAGCGAATGCTCGCCGGAATTAGTAGCAAGGAACGCGCACGCGACGCGGCACGTAGTCCTGATATCGGTTCGACCAAACCTGCTGCGTCTCGTAGCACCAACGCGGCGGCGGGCCATAAGCCGGAGCCGGCTCGTAGTAACGCGGCTGCGTTGCGCCAGCGATGATTGCGCCGGCTGCGATACCGCCGATGATGCCGGCCGCGACGCCTGCGCCGCTGCCACCGCGATAGCGGCGTTGTGCATCCGCATCGCCCATGCTGGCAGCGATTGTGAGGCCAACAGCACCAACGGCCATCAGGGCCGTCAAACCCTTCTTCATGGAACCCTCCGATATGGCGGCCGAAACGGCGCCTGTGGAAACAAGATACGTGCAACCCACGAGTTTCTACAACTGATCATCCCAATTAGGCTGAATTATGAAGGTAATCCCGTGGGTTAGCCTGTGCGAATGCTGAACGTATGTTCAGTTTGTTGTTATGTTGGCGCTTCCAAATGCTAAAGCGGCGCCGCAGCGCCTTTGGCGGGACCGCTTCTCTTCGCCTTGGCATATTCACTATCGATATAGCTGCGATCTGTTGCCGCGGTCTCTCGAAGCAATTTCATGTCCCAAACAGTTATCTGGAGCCGCCCGACAAAATCAGCGGTCGTGCCAGCTTGCAGTACTACGCGAATCATAGCATCGACAGCAGTGAATCGCTGTGTGTCCACAAGAGCCGTCTCGCGATTCAAAGCAGATGAGTAATCGCACCACGAAATGTAATCTGGCTGCGCTGGGTTGCGGCCCAAGCCGATGTCCAGCTTAAGAGCTTTTTCGGCGTCCCAAAACGCGCGCTGATCTCCTCGCCCTACTACGAAACTTTCCTGGAATTTTGTGGGCACCTGAGCGCCCCCGCGAAAGAAAAAAAATAGAAACCGAAAGTTGGTGGCAGAGGAGCACTTCAAGTCCGCGTTCGGTGTCCCATAGCGAGTTACTAAGCCTTGTAGGATACTATCCATCGAAGGCTGAAATCGTCCGGCCTCAATATCGCTTTGCTTGCTGAACACGAGATCGCGTTTCAATACCACAAGGCGATGGCCTGACGCTGGAGACGAGTATAGAGCGTAGAAGAGTTCGCCATATTTCAGGATCGCTGGGACGCGTGCGCGAGTTTGCGGGTCAAAAGTTTCGCTCTCATATACGGTCCCTCCCTCGGTAACGCGAGCAACTCCGGACTCAAAAAAAGCGCGAAAGCCGGATACTTGACCGAGATAGTCAGAAAAAAAAGTTGCGTCTCCGGTTGCTGTTAATCGGACAGGGACTCGGCTGTAATTTTTGCTATAATTTGCTTGTTTCTGTTCTAGCTGGGAAATCAGATCCGCCGGATTGGTTCCAATTCTTAGTCCACCAGATTCCAGATTTTGAGCGATTGCAGAATTGATTGAAATAGATGCAACAGTTGTTGCGAGTATTAGAATGCGCATCGAAATTCCTAGATAGCAGATAGCTTCAGAGTCGTGGTCGTGGCCCCGGCGCAAACTCACGATGGGATTGCTGCAGCTGCTGATCAATCACATCACGAACCATCTTGTTGCCGTCTCGTAGCAAATTGAAATCAATGACCGTCATAGTCAGTTTGCTCACCAAATCCGAAGTCATGCCAGGGAAGAGAGTCGCCAGAATGACGATCCTGCAATGCCAAAGATTGTCAACCCGATGATTGGTATAGCCGAAGTTCAGAATGTCTGCATTTGAATGGCTCGCAGATTCTCCCTGATACGGAAATGCGAACAGGAGACAATTTGCTGGATGTTGTGGCGGTAGAGTCCCATGTGGATTGAGACTGTTTGGCCCAATTGGAATAGCC contains:
- a CDS encoding AGE family epimerase/isomerase — encoded protein: MDSQTQDDIAQTLRSWAINSALPLWATAGRDRTNGGFYERLHLDGHADADAPRRLTVQARQIYVYAHATALGWFDGKAMALEALDAMQKRYASPDGQPGYVFLIGADGTVQDSRRDTYAHAFILLALGWLARITNDAQIVKLIDANLAFFDEHLTAPDGTFYEGIPRALPRRQNPHMHAFEAMLGLHETISYPDALRRAALLRGFLNEHFIIEDNGALGEFFTDTWDLRSRKDPVEPGHHAEWAWLLRRHEALAGLEPGPAPDRFISFASRYRNERTGLLYDEVRLDGAEHPKKHRCWPQTEYAKALTVAEEGGGSRRETTAALERLYRHYLAPEGRFVPGGWIDQFDADGNALTDVMPASTFYHVFVAIAEACRVRKIA
- the mobB gene encoding molybdopterin-guanine dinucleotide biosynthesis protein B, whose translation is MKVIGLAGWSGAGKTTLVKKLIPVLIARGLTVSTLKHAHHAFDVDKPGKDSYEHRLAGATEVLISSDNRWALMHELRDAPEPPITELLQKLSPVDLVLIEGFKRGPHPKLEIHRAANGKPLLSPGDDMIVAIAADVALPEAKVPVIGLDDIQAIAEVLLAKAAPVESVVGP
- the ppa gene encoding inorganic diphosphatase produces the protein MRIEAIAIGDNPPEDVNVIIEVPIGGEPIKYEMHKEAGTLVVDRFLHTPMRYPGNYGFVPHTLSDDGDPIDVLVANTRPIVPGAVINVRPIGVMRMEDNSGGDEKIIAVPVTRLTQRYEHVLNYTQLPHITIEQIQHFFEHYKDLEPGKWVKLLGWGDADEAKKLITESIERAKKK
- the tcuA gene encoding FAD-dependent tricarballylate dehydrogenase TcuA encodes the protein MGFAAKYDVLVVGGGNAALCAAIAARRAGASVLVLEAADKFYRGGNTRHTRNMRCAHDAATDTLSGPYPEEEFWDDLQRVTQGQTDEALARHMIARSKDMLAWMPEQGVRFQPSLGGTLSLGRTNSFFMGGGRAMLNALYRTAEALGVDIRYEAEVTSLDIEDGMFLSATFGTETVRAATLVAAAGGFESNIEWLKQYWGDAADNFLIRGTRNNRGTVLRMLLDSDVAEVGDPTQCHAVAIDARAPKFDGGIITRLDCVIFGIVVNKNAERFYDEGEDIWPKRYAIWGRLVAGQPDQIGYIVFDASVLNMFMPSLYPPIVGATIEELAGKLGLDPARLAQTVTTFNAAVRPGTFDDKILDDCRTEGIAPPKSHWARRIENAPFYAYPVRPGITFTYLGTRVTREARIVMRDGKPSANMYAAGEIMAGNVLGQGYAAGIGMTIGAVFGRIAGGEAARHARN
- the tcuB gene encoding tricarballylate utilization 4Fe-4S protein TcuB gives rise to the protein MLATERAGSRPGAHASQILTEADRLMTICNSCRYCEGLCAVFPAMEMRTSFRDGDLNYLANLCHSCGACYYDCQFSPPHEFDVNVPRVLAAVRADSYRAYAWPRALAPLFDRNGLAVSIIAALSVAVFIAGFVGWHDPKVLFGVHIGEGAFYRLMPHNAMVALFGGVFLFALVALALGLRNFWRDIAAPSASPIDFARAGHDAATLRYLDGGGAGCHNENEKPDDRRRVYHHATFYGFMLCFASTSVATLYHYALGRVAPYPWYDLPVLLGSLGGIGLLVGPAGLLMQKWARDEELRDEPRAGMDVAFLAMLFLTSLTGFALLFLRATPAMGTMLALHLGVVFALFLTMPYGKFVHGLYRYAALLRYARERRVMSEKS
- the ettA gene encoding energy-dependent translational throttle protein EttA; protein product: MNGRQFAYHMSGLSKAYTGGKKVLDNVHLSFYPDAKIGVLGVNGAGKSTLLRIMAGTDTEYTGEAWAADGVRVGYLPQEPHLDEDKNVRENVMEGVAAKRALLDRYNEIAANYSDETADEMAQLQDQIDSQNLWDLDSQVDQAMDALRCPPDNADVTNLSGGERRRVALCKLLLEQPELLLLDEPTNHLDAETVNWLEGHLRNYPGAILIVTHDRYFLDNVTGWILELDRGRGIPYEGNYTSWLGQKQKRLQQEGREDEARQRTLAAEQEWIAASPRARQAKSKARYQRYEDLLKKASDKAPTTAQIVIPVAERLGQNVINFEGLTKGYGDRLLIDDLSFKLPPGGIVGVIGPNGAGKTTLFRMITGQDKADKGDIAIGESVQLGYVDQSRDALNDKVTVWEEISGGLDQLMLGKREVNSRAYCGAFNFKGGDQQKKVGQLSGGERNRVHLAKMLKSGANVLLLDEPTNDLDVDTLRALEEALEDFAGCAVIISHDRWFLDRIATHILAFEGDSHVEWFEGNFADYEEDKKRRLGVDSTIPKRIKYKKFSR
- a CDS encoding NUDIX domain-containing protein codes for the protein MKLLEMKTVYEGWTKLSVGRFRADDGVEFGREIEDHGSAVGVMPYDAERRCAILVRQFRAPVFARSGGMSLLEAAAGILDEDDPEACARREAMEETGLKLGTLEFVSEVVTAPGISTETMHLYLAPYTEADRVAAGGGLVDEHERIEVIEMPLTELAAMADNGTLTDLKTLALVQTLRLRKPQLFA
- a CDS encoding lytic murein transglycosylase → MYALNRTRAHLSALLIALGTIAGTPAAIAQSDARFAAFIQSLWPEAQKLGIARATFERETQSLSPDLGLPDLVNPGRPEKQRGEQAEFVQVPSDYLKETSLANLAAQGRALAAKHKDTLAAIEQRFGVPGSIVLAIWGRETNFGAAKLPHSALRALATQAYLGRRKDQFREEFLLALKMIQEGHITSAAMKSSWAGALGHPQILPSGFYKYAVDFDGDGKRDVWNSVPDALATIANHIRELGWQRGQRWSYEVKVPANVDCTIAQPEHSFAIGQWVQRGYAPLGRQPSAADLKAPASLLMPEGTYGPAFLTTKNYYALKDYNFSDLYVLFVGNVADRIAGGGAFVTPWAKTTQVRAADVEAMQTIMTTRGIYKDKVDGRAGMLTRSALGAYQKSNSLKLDCWPSTDVLRHMQSSR